GCGCCGAGGCTCTTTTCAGCCTCGCGCGCGACGACGGCCCCCGAGAGACGGCCTTCGAACGCCTTGAGAAGCTCGGGGAAGATCACCGCGACGTCGCCCGACTCGGGACGCTGCGCCGGATCGCCGGCAAAGAGCAGAACGACATGCGCGCCGCCCGCCGACAGGATCGCCTCGATCGTCGAATCATCGGCGATGGGAAGGCGGGTTTTTCCGGCGAGGGGCTGCAAAGCTGACATCGTCTCGCTCGCTACTTTTCTTTGCGCAAGAAGGCCGGCAATTGCGGCTCCCGGTCGATCAGATCGGAGAAAAAGCTGTCGAAATCTTCGCCATTCAAGGCGGCGGCGAGTCCGTCGAGCGCGGCGTCGACCGATCGCGATTGGTCAGCGTCCAGGATGCGCATCGCGGTTCCCAGATGGACGAGCACGCAAGTCCCCGGCTCCTGCGACCCGATGAGCAGCATCGACACCGTCTCGCGCTCGCCCTTGCGCTCGCAGACCGCTTGCAGCGCGTCGCCGGACACGACCGTCATCGGAAAGCCGAGGCACATGGACCGCGCCCCTTCGGTTAGAATCGCGCGCTGCGCGATGAAAGCTGTTCGAGCGCTCGAACACTCGCCGCCCAGATCGCGACGACGAGGAGCAAGCCGACAGCCGGATGGAGCGAAAGAAGCGGCGGCGCCTGTTCCGCAAGGCGCGCGTGATGATGCAGCCCGGGATCCGCCTGGGCGCCGAAGGGGGCGATCGCGGCGAAAAGGCCGGCGGAAAATCTGGAGACGCTTTTCATGGCCGTTTCCTCATTGAGGCGCGTTCAGACGCGCCTTTCATAATTGCGATGGTCGATGTCGTTGGCGAGAAGTCCCGCCGGCGGCGCGGCGTTCCGCGGCGATAGGGACACGCCCCATCCGGCGAGGATCTCGGCCGCCGCCCCGAGGGCGGGATCGATCGCCGACGACACCGGAGCGGTCAAGGCGCCGCCCCAATTTTCGAGATCGAGCGGCTGGCAGCCGATGAGCGCCAGCCGACGAGGATAGCGGCCCAGCAGCTCCGCCGCGCTGAGCACCTCCTGGAACCCGGTCTGATGCAGGCTCATTTTCTTCGATCCGGTGAATTTTGGAACCTCGTCGTCGCGGACGACTTTGAGCGTTCCCGGCGCCAGACCGTAATCGATCGCGTCGAAGACGAGGAGGAAATCGGCCTCCTCGACGAAGTGCACGAGATAAAGTCCCTGCGTGCCGCCATCGAGAAGCGCAACATTCTTCGGCGTCTCGTACCGTCGATGAAAGGCTTCGACCGCGCGCACGCCGAATCCCTCATCCCCCCACAATATGTTGCCGATTCCAAGAATGAGGACATTGGGCGCGCTCATGACGTCAATCCGCCGCCTCATCCTTGAAGATGCGCTCGCCCGAGATCATCGAGGAGATGATGCTTTGCCGGCTGACGATATCCTCGCGCACCGCCGCGTAAATATGGATGATCGCGAAAGTCACGAGAACCCACATGCCGAGATGGTGGAGCGTATGGACCTCCTGGCTATTGGGCCAGATGGCGAAGACCCAGCCGAAGAGTTTGTGCTGCCAGGAATCGACGCCCTCGCCCTCCGAATATAGCGCGAAGCCTGTGACGATCATGAAGATGAGCGGAACAGTGAAGAGCGAGAACATGATCAGCTGCGCGAGCGGATTGTGCCCGAGATATTTCTTCGGCGCCTTGGCGAGAAAGAGATACCATTTCGCTTCGTGCAGAACCTCGGACCAGTAGGCGCGACTCCAGAAGGGCACATAGAAAATCTGGCGGCAATGGGGGCTGCCCGCGAAGGCCCAGTAGACCCGCAACAGATAAAAGGCCGCGAGCGTCTGCCCCGCTGCAAAATGCGCGAAGCGGATATAGCCCATGAGGAAGCTGTTGCTCGCTTCGCCGGGGACGCTCGGCAGCGGGCTCGCGATGAAATAGCCCGTGACGAACAGCGCCGTGATGCAGAGCGCATTGACCCAGTGCCAGATACGCACCGGCGCTTCGTAGACATAGACGGTCTGGCGTTCGACGGCGCGCGCGCCATGCGCGTCGCCGACGCCCGAGACTTGCACGCCGTCGACCATGAACGCCTCCCTAGCGGACTTTCACCGACGCCATTTCCTGACCGTCCGGACTCATGACGTGAGTCGAGCAGGCGAGGCAGGGATCGAAGGAATGGATGGTGCGCAGGATCTCGAGCGGCTTTTCCGGATCGGCCATGGGCGTATCCATCAGCGAGGCTTCGAAAGCGCCGATATTGCCCTTCGGATCGCGCGGGCTTCCATTCCAGGTGGTCGGCACGATGCACTGGTAATTGTCGATCTTGCCGTCCTTGATCTTGATCCAATGTCCGAGCGCGCCGCGCGGCGCCTCCGTGAAGCCGTAGCCCTTCGCCTCTTTCGGCCAGGTCTTCGGCTCCCATTTCTCGACATTGGCGGTCGCCGTGTCGCCGGCTTTGATGTTGGCCATGAGCTTGTCCTGGAAGTGGCGCATTTTACGCGCCGCCCACTGGCATTCGAGCCCGCGCGCCGCCGTGCGGCCGAGCGTCGAGAAGAGCGCGGTCACCGGCGCGCCGAGAGAGGCGAGCAGCCTGTCGGCCGGCTCCTTGAATTCCGGCTTTCCTTGCGCATAGCCGATGATGTAGCGCGCGAGCGGGCCGACCTCGACCGCATTGCCGCGCCAGCGGGGCGACTTGATCCACGAATATTTCGCGCTCTCGTCGAGAGCCTCGATATTGGTCGGCGTGCCCTTGGCGTTGGGGCCGAGCTTGTAATGGGGCTCCGTGACGCCGTCGAAGGGATGCAGCCCCTTGGTTTCGTCCGGATATTTGTACCAGCTATGGGTCACGAACTCCTGGATCTGCTCCGGGTCGGCATGGTCAATCGGCAGAACCTCCTTGAGATTGCCGTTGAGGATCACGCCGCGCGGCAGCAGCAGGCTCGATTCCGAGTAATCATTCGCGTGTTCGGGAATGTCGCCATAGCTCATGACGCTCTTGCCGGAGAGGCCCCCGCCATAGAGCCAATCCTTGTAGAAGCCGGCGATGGCGGCGAGGTCGGGCAGATAGACCTGCTCGACGAATTCGATCGAGCGGTCGATGATCTCGGAGACGAGATTCAGGCGCTCCATATTGATCGCGCCGACCGCGCCTGTCCCATCGACATTGATGGCGCAGGGCGCGCCGCCGACGAGCCAATTGGGGTGCGGATTCTTGCCGCCATAGATGGTGTGGATCTTGACGATGTCCTTCTGGAAGTCGAGCGCCTCCAGATAATGCGCGACGGCCATCAGATTGGCTTCGGGCGGCAGCTTATAGGCGGGGTGGCCCCAATAGCCGTTCTTGAAGGGGCCGAGCTGGCCCGACTCGACGAATTTCTTCAGCCGGGTTTGCAGATCCTTGAAATAGCCCGGCGACGACAGCGGCCAGGGCGAGATCGATTGCGCGAGCGCCGAGGTCGCCTTGGGATCGGCGGAGAGCGCCGAGACGACGTCGACCCAGTCCAGCGCGTGCAGATGATAGAAATGCACCAGATGATCGTGCACCTGCAGGCAGAGCTGCATGATGTTGCGGATCGAATTGGCGTTCTCGGGAATGCTGATATTGAGCGCGTTCTCCACCGCGCGCACGGAGGTCAGCGCATGGGTGCCGGTGCAGACGCCGCAGATCCGCTCCGTGAACGCCCATGCGTCGCGCGGATCGCGATTCTTCAAAATGACTTCAATGCCGCGCCACATCGTGCCGGTCGAGACGGCGTTGCGGATGACATTATTGGAATCGACATTCACTTCGATGCGCAGATGGCCTTCGATGCGCGTCACCGGATCGACGACGACGCGCTTGCCCGAATTGTCGAGATCGAAGCCGTTGGGAGTCTGGATGCCCATGACTTTATTCCTGTCGCGGCGAGGCGCGTCACGCGCGCTCGCTCAATGGGAAGATTAAAGCTTCTCGGTTTCGCGCTTCGCCACGACGCGCTTGACCGCGGTGATCGCGGCATGTGTCGCCACGGCGGCGCCGACGACGCCCGCGGCCGCCATGCCGATCTCATCGGCGTTCTTCTCGACGCCGAATTGCCGGATCGTGGAGAGGCGCTCGTAAAACGGCCCCTTGTCCCAGAAGCCTTCTTCCGAACAGCCGATGCAGCCATGGCCGGACTGAATGGGGAAGGACACGCCGCCATTCCAGCGCACGGTGGAGCAGGCGTTGTAGGTCGTCGGACCCTTGCAGCCCATCTTGTAAAGGCAATAGCCTTTGCGCGCCGCCTCGTCGTCCCACTCCTCGACGAACTGTCCCGCGTCGAAATGCGGACGGCGGTAGCATTTGTCGTGGATGCGCTGGGAATAGAACATTTTCGGCCGCCCCTGGCGGTCGAGTTCGGGCAGACGGCCGAAAGTGGTGATGTAAGTGACGACGCCGGTCATCACCTCCGCGATGGGCGGGCAGCCGGGCACTTTGATGATCGGCTTGTTCCTGATGACCTTGTCGATCGGCGTCGCCTGCGTCGGGTTGGGCGCCGCCGCCTGCACGCAGCCCCAGGAGGCGCAGGCGCCCCAGGCGATGATGGCGAAAGCGTCTTCGGCCATCCATTTCAGTTTCTCGACGAAAGGCCTGCCGCCGTCGATGCAGAACATGCCGTCTTCGTTGAGCGGCGGATTGCCTTCGACGGCGAGAATATATTTGCCTTTATATTTTTCCTTCGTCTCCTCGAGGATCGCCTCCGCCTGATGGCCCGCCGCCGCCATGATCGTGTCGTCGTAATCGAGCGAGATCATGGAAAGGACGACGTCCTTCACCAGAGGATGCGCCGAGCGGATGAAGCTCTCCGAGCAACAGGTGCATTCCAGCCCGTGCATCCAGATGACAGGGACGCGCGGGTTGTTTTCCAGCGCATGCGCCATCTTGGCGGCGCCGACCGGGCCGAAGCCGAGGCTCGCGGCCGTCAAGGAACAGAATTTGGTGAAGCTGCGGCGCGTGATCCCCTGGCGCCGGATCACGTCGTAAAAAGACTCGCTGGCGGCCATGCCTCTCCCTCGCATTTCCTCGAAGCGGCGGCTTTCTTCATCCTCAGAGAGGACGCGAACCACTCTACCTCAGTTCCAAAACTGCAAGGAGCACGCCAATCGCCGCAGTCTTCCTCATTGAGAAAATTCAAATTGAAAGCGCGTCGCGACGCTGACATTGCTGTCAAAAAACAGACGGCCGCGTTGCTTTCGCGCCATTTCTGTCGCGTTCGCTCCAAATATGTAAGTCTTTTGCTGCGGCGCACGCGGCCAGGCGCATTAAATTCCGCGTCGCACAATAGTCGCGCAAACGCGACGGTTTCTTTGCGCGACGCCGTTTCTCGATGACGGATCGATCAGTTCATATG
The nucleotide sequence above comes from Methylocystis parvus OBBP. Encoded proteins:
- a CDS encoding hydrogenase small subunit, whose product is MAASESFYDVIRRQGITRRSFTKFCSLTAASLGFGPVGAAKMAHALENNPRVPVIWMHGLECTCCSESFIRSAHPLVKDVVLSMISLDYDDTIMAAAGHQAEAILEETKEKYKGKYILAVEGNPPLNEDGMFCIDGGRPFVEKLKWMAEDAFAIIAWGACASWGCVQAAAPNPTQATPIDKVIRNKPIIKVPGCPPIAEVMTGVVTYITTFGRLPELDRQGRPKMFYSQRIHDKCYRRPHFDAGQFVEEWDDEAARKGYCLYKMGCKGPTTYNACSTVRWNGGVSFPIQSGHGCIGCSEEGFWDKGPFYERLSTIRQFGVEKNADEIGMAAAGVVGAAVATHAAITAVKRVVAKRETEKL
- the cybH gene encoding Ni/Fe-hydrogenase, b-type cytochrome subunit; the encoded protein is MVDGVQVSGVGDAHGARAVERQTVYVYEAPVRIWHWVNALCITALFVTGYFIASPLPSVPGEASNSFLMGYIRFAHFAAGQTLAAFYLLRVYWAFAGSPHCRQIFYVPFWSRAYWSEVLHEAKWYLFLAKAPKKYLGHNPLAQLIMFSLFTVPLIFMIVTGFALYSEGEGVDSWQHKLFGWVFAIWPNSQEVHTLHHLGMWVLVTFAIIHIYAAVREDIVSRQSIISSMISGERIFKDEAAD
- a CDS encoding nickel-dependent hydrogenase large subunit, with translation MGIQTPNGFDLDNSGKRVVVDPVTRIEGHLRIEVNVDSNNVIRNAVSTGTMWRGIEVILKNRDPRDAWAFTERICGVCTGTHALTSVRAVENALNISIPENANSIRNIMQLCLQVHDHLVHFYHLHALDWVDVVSALSADPKATSALAQSISPWPLSSPGYFKDLQTRLKKFVESGQLGPFKNGYWGHPAYKLPPEANLMAVAHYLEALDFQKDIVKIHTIYGGKNPHPNWLVGGAPCAINVDGTGAVGAINMERLNLVSEIIDRSIEFVEQVYLPDLAAIAGFYKDWLYGGGLSGKSVMSYGDIPEHANDYSESSLLLPRGVILNGNLKEVLPIDHADPEQIQEFVTHSWYKYPDETKGLHPFDGVTEPHYKLGPNAKGTPTNIEALDESAKYSWIKSPRWRGNAVEVGPLARYIIGYAQGKPEFKEPADRLLASLGAPVTALFSTLGRTAARGLECQWAARKMRHFQDKLMANIKAGDTATANVEKWEPKTWPKEAKGYGFTEAPRGALGHWIKIKDGKIDNYQCIVPTTWNGSPRDPKGNIGAFEASLMDTPMADPEKPLEILRTIHSFDPCLACSTHVMSPDGQEMASVKVR
- a CDS encoding HypC/HybG/HupF family hydrogenase formation chaperone, which gives rise to MCLGFPMTVVSGDALQAVCERKGERETVSMLLIGSQEPGTCVLVHLGTAMRILDADQSRSVDAALDGLAAALNGEDFDSFFSDLIDREPQLPAFLRKEK
- a CDS encoding HyaD/HybD family hydrogenase maturation endopeptidase encodes the protein MSAPNVLILGIGNILWGDEGFGVRAVEAFHRRYETPKNVALLDGGTQGLYLVHFVEEADFLLVFDAIDYGLAPGTLKVVRDDEVPKFTGSKKMSLHQTGFQEVLSAAELLGRYPRRLALIGCQPLDLENWGGALTAPVSSAIDPALGAAAEILAGWGVSLSPRNAAPPAGLLANDIDHRNYERRV